The Flavobacterium praedii genome window below encodes:
- a CDS encoding energy transducer TonB has product MSSTLSNDQKKSLVLSILIYASVLLLLFFIRFWPPYNPENNVALASGGGGGGVTLNFGDSDLGSGKNMQSEVLNVQNQVKQTPAKSIPEEAILSQENSTEESVVIPQKEKPKKNEVVVKETPKPEVVKPKVSNSTNDALSSILKGSKKGGDGDDKTAGNKGKSNGSLAATGYYGTGGSGGGTGGGNGTGNGIGNGSGYGPGSGGGSGGGTGGGSGYSLGNRKALSKPAPKYTCNESGKVVVEVSVDRNGNTINAVAGIKGTTNTAKCLLDQARIAAMNTKWDASSDAPEKQVGKIVYNFNLN; this is encoded by the coding sequence ATGAGTTCTACACTTTCAAACGATCAAAAGAAATCATTAGTTCTATCCATACTCATTTATGCATCGGTATTGTTGCTGTTGTTTTTCATTCGCTTTTGGCCACCCTACAATCCAGAAAACAATGTAGCACTTGCTAGTGGAGGTGGTGGAGGTGGCGTTACCCTAAACTTTGGTGATAGCGATTTGGGATCCGGAAAAAATATGCAAAGCGAAGTGTTGAATGTACAAAACCAAGTCAAGCAAACTCCAGCCAAAAGTATTCCTGAAGAAGCTATTTTATCTCAAGAAAACAGCACCGAAGAAAGTGTAGTTATTCCGCAAAAAGAGAAACCTAAAAAAAATGAAGTTGTTGTCAAAGAAACTCCCAAACCCGAAGTGGTTAAACCCAAAGTTTCCAATTCTACCAACGATGCTTTGTCCAGCATTCTAAAAGGCTCCAAAAAAGGCGGTGACGGCGACGACAAAACCGCTGGCAACAAAGGAAAATCCAACGGCAGTTTGGCCGCAACTGGTTATTATGGCACAGGTGGATCTGGTGGCGGTACCGGCGGAGGCAATGGAACCGGAAACGGTATTGGCAATGGCAGCGGCTACGGTCCCGGAAGTGGCGGTGGCTCTGGTGGTGGAACAGGAGGCGGATCCGGCTATTCGCTCGGCAATAGAAAAGCACTCTCCAAGCCCGCTCCCAAATACACTTGCAATGAATCTGGAAAAGTAGTTGTAGAAGTTTCGGTAGATCGAAATGGGAATACTATAAATGCTGTTGCAGGTATAAAAGGCACAACCAATACTGCAAAATGCTTACTGGATCAAGCCCGAATTGCTGCTATGAACACCAAATGGGATGCCAGCTCTGATGCTCCCGAAAAGCAAGTAGGTAAGATTGTCTATAATTTCAATTTGAACTAA
- a CDS encoding Glu/Leu/Phe/Val dehydrogenase dimerization domain-containing protein — protein sequence MKDLLKKFENKAPEIIFNWKDSETEAEGWTVINSLRGGAAGGGTRMRKGLDMNEVLSLAKTMEVKFSVSGPAIGGAKSGINFDPTDPRKQGVLQRWYKAVSPLLKSYYGTGGDLNVDEIHEVIPMTEECGVWHPQEGVFNGHFKPTEADKINRIGQLRQGVIKVIENPKFSPDVTRKYTIADMITGYGVAEAVRHYYDIYGGSVVGKKAIVQGFGNVGSAAAFYLAEMGAKIIGIIDRDGGLINEEGFTFEEIKELFLDKYGNKLIAKNMIPFEEINEKIWTIGAEIFTPCAASRLVTQSQIDSLVANGLEVISCGANVPFADTAIFFGPIMEQVDSKVSLIPDFISNCGMARVFAYFMEKKVQMTDEAIFRDTSETIKKAIAKAHDLNSSKKNISATAFEIALKQLT from the coding sequence ATGAAAGATTTATTGAAGAAATTCGAAAACAAAGCTCCTGAAATCATTTTCAATTGGAAAGACTCTGAAACCGAAGCTGAAGGCTGGACAGTGATAAACTCACTTCGTGGCGGTGCTGCTGGCGGAGGAACTCGCATGAGAAAAGGGCTTGATATGAATGAGGTTTTGTCTTTGGCAAAAACTATGGAAGTAAAATTTTCGGTTTCTGGTCCTGCAATTGGCGGAGCTAAATCTGGAATAAATTTTGATCCAACCGACCCACGTAAACAAGGGGTATTACAACGTTGGTACAAAGCTGTATCGCCTTTATTGAAAAGTTATTACGGAACTGGTGGTGATTTGAATGTCGATGAAATTCACGAAGTAATTCCAATGACTGAAGAATGCGGAGTTTGGCATCCACAAGAAGGTGTTTTTAACGGCCACTTCAAACCTACTGAAGCGGATAAGATTAATAGAATTGGGCAATTACGCCAAGGCGTTATTAAAGTAATTGAAAATCCTAAATTCTCACCTGATGTAACTCGAAAATACACCATCGCAGACATGATCACTGGATATGGCGTTGCAGAGGCCGTTCGTCATTATTATGATATTTATGGTGGTTCTGTAGTAGGTAAAAAAGCTATTGTTCAAGGTTTTGGAAATGTAGGTTCAGCTGCAGCCTTTTATTTGGCCGAAATGGGAGCCAAAATCATCGGAATTATTGACAGAGATGGGGGATTGATCAACGAAGAAGGATTTACTTTTGAGGAAATCAAAGAACTCTTTTTAGACAAATACGGAAACAAACTAATTGCCAAAAACATGATTCCTTTTGAAGAAATCAACGAAAAAATCTGGACAATTGGTGCCGAAATATTCACTCCTTGTGCTGCTTCTCGTTTGGTAACACAATCTCAAATTGATAGTTTAGTTGCCAATGGCCTTGAAGTAATCTCTTGCGGAGCAAACGTTCCATTTGCAGATACTGCTATTTTCTTTGGTCCAATAATGGAACAAGTGGACAGTAAAGTGAGTTTGATTCCAGATTTTATTTCTAACTGCGGAATGGCGCGAGTTTTTGCTTATTTCATGGAGAAAAAAGTACAAATGACGGATGAAGCAATCTTTAGAGATACCTCTGAAACGATCAAAAAAGCCATTGCAAAAGCCCATGACTTGAATAGTTCTAAGAAAAATATTAGTGCTACTGCTTTTGAAATTGCATTAAAGCAATTGACATAG
- a CDS encoding chalcone isomerase family protein, whose product MKKITFTYLFFVSAVLTNVYAQKQIVVEGITLPRTIEFEGKNLQLNGFGTRTKMWTEVYLQALYLTTLSEDPKEIINSDTDMAIRLQITSSLVTSKKLTKSLQKGIIKSVGEENVPKYQSQLELLEKLLGREDTNVNDGFNLIYSPSDKSIWIYKNNILEGKIPGLEFKKAFFGIWLSDNPVDEDLKNSLLGK is encoded by the coding sequence ATGAAAAAAATTACTTTTACTTATTTATTTTTCGTTTCGGCAGTATTGACAAATGTATATGCTCAAAAACAAATTGTAGTTGAAGGAATAACATTGCCTAGAACTATTGAATTTGAAGGCAAAAATCTACAACTTAATGGATTTGGGACACGAACAAAAATGTGGACTGAAGTCTATTTACAAGCACTGTACCTGACTACTTTATCTGAAGATCCTAAAGAAATTATAAACAGTGATACCGATATGGCCATTCGTTTGCAAATCACATCATCACTAGTTACTTCAAAAAAATTAACTAAATCGCTTCAAAAAGGAATTATAAAATCAGTTGGAGAAGAAAATGTACCCAAATATCAATCGCAATTAGAATTATTAGAAAAACTATTGGGCCGTGAAGACACAAACGTCAATGATGGTTTTAACCTAATTTATTCCCCTTCTGACAAATCAATTTGGATATACAAAAACAATATTTTGGAGGGTAAGATTCCTGGGCTTGAGTTCAAGAAAGCATTTTTCGGGATTTGGCTTAGTGACAATCCAGTAGACGAAGATTTAAAAAATAGCCTTTTAGGAAAATAA
- a CDS encoding chalcone isomerase family protein, which yields MKKTLLIIAIVISALFSEVNAQKQIVFEGVTIPRTMTFENKTLQLNGAGSRSKMWVEVYIQALYLSILSQNPKEIINDNLEMSIRIQITSPLVSSGKLTRAINTGFEKSAKEKFNELKPKMELLKSFLSEEITNGDVFELTYNPSDKSIWVVKNKVFKGKVEGFEFKKVFFGIWLGDEPVDEELKNSLLGI from the coding sequence ATGAAAAAAACATTATTAATAATTGCTATTGTTATTTCTGCCCTATTTTCTGAGGTAAATGCTCAAAAACAAATCGTGTTTGAAGGAGTAACAATACCAAGAACTATGACATTTGAAAATAAAACATTGCAACTTAATGGTGCTGGATCAAGATCAAAGATGTGGGTAGAAGTTTACATTCAAGCATTGTATTTGTCTATATTATCACAGAATCCAAAAGAAATTATAAATGACAATTTAGAAATGTCAATTCGAATTCAAATCACCTCTCCATTAGTTTCCTCCGGAAAATTAACTAGAGCCATAAATACAGGATTTGAAAAATCAGCTAAAGAAAAATTTAATGAGTTAAAGCCTAAAATGGAATTACTTAAAAGCTTTTTATCTGAGGAAATTACAAATGGCGATGTCTTTGAATTGACCTATAACCCTTCTGATAAATCTATTTGGGTCGTAAAAAACAAAGTATTCAAAGGAAAAGTGGAAGGCTTTGAATTCAAAAAAGTATTTTTCGGCATCTGGCTTGGAGACGAACCAGTTGATGAAGAGTTAAAAAATAGCTTATTAGGTATTTAA
- a CDS encoding anhydro-N-acetylmuramic acid kinase, which translates to MKKDYYNVIGVMSGTSLDGVDLAHIQFEIKNDKWAFKILECETISYDINWISVLKTAVDYTKIQLDELNKNYTQLLASIISNFIDKHSLKDLDAVCSHGHTILHQPQNGFTLQIGNLPEIAKWTHQNVVCDFRVQDVQLGGQGAPLVPIGDRILFSEYDYCMNLGGFSNVSFEENEQRIAFDISPVNTVLNFYANQLGLEYDNKGEISRTGKCNPILLAKLNTLDFYQKKYPKSLGFEFVKETVLPIIEKHKISIADKLNTFSEHIAIQIALALPKKEGSLFTTGGGAYNDFLIERIQAKLPEMNIIIPPKKILEFKEALIFALLGVLKLRGEINALKSVTGAKQDHSTGVLFLNK; encoded by the coding sequence ATGAAAAAAGATTACTATAACGTTATCGGAGTGATGTCAGGAACTTCGCTTGATGGGGTCGATTTGGCTCATATTCAATTTGAAATAAAAAATGATAAATGGGCATTTAAAATCCTAGAATGCGAAACTATTTCTTACGATATAAATTGGATTTCGGTCTTAAAGACAGCTGTAGATTATACAAAAATTCAATTAGATGAATTAAACAAGAACTATACACAACTTTTAGCATCAATCATTTCAAATTTTATAGACAAACATTCTTTAAAAGATTTGGATGCTGTTTGCTCGCATGGACATACTATTTTACACCAACCCCAAAACGGATTTACACTTCAAATTGGTAATTTACCCGAAATAGCAAAATGGACTCATCAAAACGTTGTTTGCGATTTTAGAGTTCAAGATGTTCAATTAGGAGGCCAAGGAGCGCCCTTGGTCCCAATAGGTGATCGTATTTTATTTTCAGAATACGATTATTGCATGAATTTAGGAGGTTTTTCGAATGTATCATTTGAAGAAAATGAGCAAAGAATTGCTTTTGATATTTCACCAGTAAATACTGTTTTGAATTTTTACGCCAATCAATTGGGGCTAGAATATGATAATAAAGGAGAAATATCAAGAACAGGGAAATGCAATCCGATTTTACTTGCCAAATTGAATACATTAGATTTCTATCAAAAAAAATACCCAAAATCCTTGGGGTTTGAATTTGTTAAAGAAACCGTTTTACCAATAATTGAAAAACATAAAATTTCTATAGCCGACAAATTAAATACTTTTAGTGAGCATATAGCAATACAAATAGCTTTAGCATTGCCCAAAAAAGAAGGATCCTTATTCACAACTGGAGGTGGTGCCTATAATGATTTCTTAATAGAACGCATTCAAGCAAAACTTCCTGAAATGAATATTATCATTCCTCCTAAAAAAATTCTGGAATTCAAAGAAGCTTTAATTTTTGCCTTACTGGGTGTTTTGAAACTTCGTGGAGAAATTAACGCACTAAAAAGTGTAACTGGTGCCAAACAAGATCATAGTACTGGAGTTCTTTTTCTAAATAAATAA
- a CDS encoding acyl-CoA dehydrogenase family protein gives MDFNLTEEQLMIQQAARDFAQTELLEGVIERDEFSKFPTEQVKKMAELGFLGMMVDPKYGGSGLDSVSYVLAMTEIAKVDASAAVIMSVNNSLVCAGMEKYCSEEQKMKYLVPLAKGDVIGAFCLSEPEAGSDATSQKTTAIDKGDHYILNGTKNWITNGSTASTYLVIAQTDVEKGHKGINAFIVEKGWAGFEIGPKEKKMGIRGSDTHSLMFTDVKVPKENRIGADGFGFAFAMNVLNGGRIGIASQALGIATGAYELALKYSQVRKAFGKEIFKHQAIAFKLADMYVKVTAAKLLVMKAACEKDAGQDIAHSGAMAKLYASEIALEVANEAVQIHGGNGYVAEYHVERMMRDSKITQIYEGTSEIQRIVISRGLVS, from the coding sequence ATGGATTTTAATCTAACCGAAGAACAATTAATGATTCAGCAAGCAGCTCGAGATTTTGCTCAAACTGAATTATTGGAAGGTGTAATAGAGAGAGACGAGTTCTCTAAATTTCCTACAGAACAAGTCAAAAAAATGGCTGAACTTGGTTTTCTGGGAATGATGGTTGATCCAAAATATGGAGGTTCTGGATTGGATAGTGTGTCTTATGTTTTGGCCATGACCGAAATTGCAAAAGTTGACGCTTCGGCTGCAGTAATTATGTCCGTAAACAACTCTCTAGTATGTGCTGGAATGGAAAAATATTGTAGCGAAGAACAAAAAATGAAATATTTGGTACCATTGGCCAAAGGAGATGTTATTGGTGCTTTTTGTTTGTCTGAGCCAGAAGCAGGATCGGATGCTACTTCTCAAAAAACAACCGCTATTGATAAGGGAGATCATTATATATTGAATGGAACTAAAAACTGGATTACCAACGGAAGTACGGCTTCTACATATTTGGTGATTGCTCAAACAGATGTTGAAAAAGGACATAAAGGAATCAATGCTTTTATTGTAGAAAAAGGATGGGCAGGATTTGAGATTGGTCCAAAAGAAAAGAAAATGGGAATTCGTGGGAGTGATACACATTCTTTGATGTTTACAGATGTCAAAGTGCCCAAAGAAAATAGAATTGGTGCAGACGGTTTTGGATTTGCTTTTGCGATGAACGTATTGAATGGAGGGCGAATCGGAATTGCGTCACAAGCTTTAGGAATTGCTACAGGTGCTTATGAATTGGCATTGAAATATTCTCAAGTACGTAAAGCTTTTGGAAAAGAGATTTTCAAACATCAAGCCATTGCTTTTAAATTGGCAGATATGTATGTAAAAGTTACGGCTGCAAAGTTATTGGTAATGAAAGCAGCATGCGAAAAAGATGCAGGACAGGATATTGCACACTCTGGAGCAATGGCCAAATTGTATGCTTCTGAAATTGCTTTGGAAGTGGCCAATGAAGCGGTTCAAATTCACGGCGGAAATGGTTATGTTGCCGAGTACCACGTAGAACGTATGATGCGTGATTCTAAAATTACTCAGATTTATGAAGGAACTTCAGAAATTCAACGTATTGTGATTTCAAGAGGTTTGGTTTCCTAG
- a CDS encoding Crp/Fnr family transcriptional regulator gives MYDELKYWYLRDHKLFWTLSMSQIKQLCIITGFKKAKKGDIIYFSSSDVPRVFLLKKGNIKIVAVDEDGNETIKDIIQKGDLFGELTLESDANSNEYAKALTDEIIICSFLLSDFEDLLLQNPSLALSYTKFVGLKMKRIKNSYSNLISKDAKTRLYQFLKDWADKEGKRIGNKVVIENYLTQNDMAQVICTSRQTATQLLNEMESNGLLHYNRKEIIIEDITKL, from the coding sequence ATGTACGACGAATTAAAATATTGGTACCTTAGGGATCACAAGTTGTTTTGGACATTGAGTATGTCACAAATTAAGCAGTTGTGCATTATTACTGGTTTTAAAAAAGCCAAAAAAGGGGACATTATTTACTTTTCTTCTTCGGATGTACCTCGAGTTTTTTTGCTCAAAAAAGGAAATATCAAAATTGTTGCTGTCGATGAAGACGGAAATGAAACCATCAAAGACATTATTCAAAAAGGAGATTTGTTTGGTGAATTGACTTTAGAAAGTGATGCCAATTCCAATGAGTATGCAAAAGCACTGACTGACGAGATTATTATTTGTAGTTTCTTACTATCCGATTTTGAAGACTTATTACTCCAAAACCCAAGTTTAGCCTTGTCGTATACCAAGTTTGTAGGCTTGAAAATGAAACGGATTAAAAACAGTTACTCCAATTTGATTTCTAAAGATGCCAAAACGAGGCTCTATCAATTCCTGAAAGATTGGGCCGATAAAGAAGGTAAACGCATCGGAAATAAAGTCGTTATTGAAAATTATCTTACCCAAAATGACATGGCTCAAGTGATTTGTACTTCCAGACAAACCGCCACTCAATTACTAAATGAAATGGAATCCAACGGCTTATTACATTACAATCGAAAAGAAATAATTATTGAAGACATTACTAAATTGTAG
- a CDS encoding carboxymuconolactone decarboxylase family protein: protein MTTTTFSVPTRSEVSENNQVIFDNLQKALGFVPNLYATIAYSKNGLEKYLAYQNAKTSLSNKEKEAVNLIVSQVNNCIYCQSAHTVIGKMNGFTDEQLLDIRRGKATDAKLNALVQLAAEITKTRGNANPELVAAFLAQGFTNENLVDLILQVSDKTAMNYLHNLTQVPVDFPLAPTL from the coding sequence ATGACAACTACAACATTTTCAGTTCCAACTAGATCAGAAGTTTCAGAAAACAATCAAGTAATTTTTGATAATTTACAAAAAGCATTAGGATTTGTTCCAAATTTATATGCAACAATTGCCTATTCAAAAAATGGGTTGGAAAAATATTTAGCCTATCAAAATGCTAAAACTTCTTTATCCAATAAAGAAAAAGAAGCAGTAAATTTAATCGTAAGCCAAGTTAATAATTGTATTTATTGCCAAAGTGCTCATACGGTTATTGGGAAAATGAATGGTTTTACAGATGAACAATTATTAGACATCAGAAGAGGAAAAGCTACGGATGCCAAACTGAATGCTTTGGTACAATTGGCTGCTGAAATTACCAAAACAAGAGGAAATGCTAATCCAGAATTGGTCGCAGCTTTCTTGGCTCAAGGTTTTACGAATGAAAATTTGGTAGATTTAATTCTTCAGGTAAGTGATAAAACAGCGATGAACTATTTGCATAATTTAACTCAAGTGCCAGTTGATTTTCCTTTGGCACCAACTTTATAA
- a CDS encoding nuclear transport factor 2 family protein, protein MEQRHPLPPFNMETALQKVQLAEDAWNSKDPERIALAYTIDTEWRNRTDFINGREAVKEFLKGKWEKELDYKLKKELWGFRENRMAVRFEYEYRNVEGQWFRAYGNENWEFDENGLMRQRFASINDLPIDEKDRKFK, encoded by the coding sequence ATGGAACAAAGACATCCACTTCCTCCATTTAACATGGAAACCGCTTTGCAAAAAGTACAACTTGCCGAAGATGCTTGGAACAGCAAAGATCCAGAACGCATTGCTTTGGCCTACACCATTGACACCGAATGGCGGAACAGAACCGATTTTATCAATGGTCGCGAAGCTGTTAAAGAATTTCTGAAAGGCAAATGGGAAAAAGAACTCGATTACAAACTCAAAAAAGAATTATGGGGTTTTCGCGAAAATCGAATGGCAGTTCGTTTTGAATATGAATATCGAAATGTAGAAGGACAATGGTTCCGTGCCTACGGGAACGAAAACTGGGAATTTGACGAAAATGGTTTGATGCGTCAGCGTTTTGCCAGTATCAATGATTTGCCAATCGACGAGAAAGACAGAAAATTTAAATAA
- a CDS encoding pyridoxamine 5'-phosphate oxidase family protein, translated as MATNFAAIAFSDAVKVLQEKHGSRKSYERMEKFNIIDGLSENEMGFISNRDSFYLASIGVKNFPYIQHRGGPKGFVKVLDENTIGFIDFSGNKQYISVGNFATNTNVALIMMDYPARARLKIFARAEIVELKDNPELLNKLDLAEYQYRPERMILFHIEAYDWNCPQHITPRFTVDEIQIAFKPQLDFISKLEAENKILKDKLENAGLS; from the coding sequence ATGGCTACAAATTTTGCAGCAATAGCATTTTCGGATGCTGTCAAAGTGTTACAAGAAAAGCATGGCAGTCGAAAAAGCTATGAACGAATGGAAAAATTCAATATCATTGATGGTTTATCCGAAAATGAAATGGGTTTTATTAGCAATCGAGATAGTTTCTATTTAGCATCAATTGGCGTAAAAAACTTCCCTTATATTCAACATCGTGGTGGCCCCAAAGGCTTTGTAAAAGTCTTGGATGAAAATACAATTGGTTTTATCGATTTTTCAGGAAACAAACAATACATCTCCGTTGGGAATTTTGCAACCAATACCAATGTAGCCCTGATCATGATGGATTATCCCGCACGAGCCCGACTGAAAATTTTTGCTAGAGCGGAGATTGTTGAATTAAAAGACAATCCAGAATTATTAAACAAACTCGATTTAGCAGAATATCAATACCGACCGGAACGCATGATTCTTTTTCATATTGAAGCCTACGATTGGAATTGTCCACAACACATCACACCGCGCTTTACGGTTGATGAAATTCAAATAGCTTTTAAACCACAACTTGATTTTATTTCAAAACTAGAAGCAGAAAATAAAATACTGAAAGACAAACTAGAAAATGCTGGTTTAAGCTAA
- a CDS encoding helix-turn-helix domain-containing protein: MIDSSTFTLVNPQNGNLAFKLFSFENNSCFDHIQRLNYYSLIWVQKGKGKVKVDFSEYDFSENQLLAFAPYQPFMLSSVNAIEGKVIHFHPDFFCIMKHHDEVACNGVLFNNIYEPPYVMIDEMAKGTFNMVLEQMKMEMQNPALAQYELLISYLKIFLITASRLKKEQQPKELVPIEENTAPFILQNLKNFIEQNFKTKHSASDYADLLNISPKALAKITKNHFNKTLTNLIAERIIIEAKRELYLTNKPVKEIAYELGYDDEHYFSRFFKTNAEVSPQMYRDTVGFARATN; encoded by the coding sequence ATGATTGATTCCTCCACTTTTACCTTAGTCAATCCACAAAATGGAAATTTGGCTTTCAAACTTTTTTCTTTTGAAAATAATTCTTGTTTTGATCACATTCAGCGATTGAATTATTATTCTTTGATTTGGGTTCAAAAAGGAAAAGGCAAAGTAAAAGTTGATTTTTCAGAATATGATTTTTCAGAAAATCAATTATTGGCTTTTGCGCCTTATCAGCCTTTTATGCTGTCATCTGTTAATGCTATTGAAGGGAAAGTAATTCATTTTCATCCCGATTTTTTCTGCATTATGAAACACCATGATGAAGTAGCTTGCAATGGGGTTTTGTTCAATAATATTTATGAACCACCGTATGTTATGATTGATGAGATGGCTAAAGGAACATTCAATATGGTTTTGGAACAAATGAAGATGGAAATGCAAAATCCTGCTTTGGCACAATATGAATTATTAATATCCTATTTGAAAATTTTCCTCATTACTGCTTCTCGATTAAAAAAAGAACAACAGCCAAAAGAACTTGTACCAATAGAAGAAAATACAGCGCCATTTATTCTCCAAAACTTAAAAAATTTCATTGAACAAAATTTCAAAACCAAACATTCTGCCAGTGATTATGCTGATTTACTGAATATTTCACCAAAAGCTTTAGCCAAAATCACCAAAAATCACTTCAATAAAACGTTGACCAATTTAATTGCAGAACGCATTATCATCGAAGCTAAAAGGGAGTTGTATTTAACGAATAAACCAGTAAAAGAAATTGCCTATGAATTGGGTTATGATGACGAACATTATTTTAGTCGCTTCTTTAAAACCAATGCTGAGGTTTCACCACAAATGTATCGTGATACTGTTGGTTTTGCTAGAGCAACCAACTGA
- a CDS encoding GNAT family acetyltransferase: MIENIQFEVAKNSDIEGVLALQSIYLVSNMTEEEKASGFVTTPFSIEQLQEVIRQEGLFIAKDNNKIIAYIFAASWVYFSQWAIFNHMTPMLPSLSFKDFKMTDRNTFQYGPICIDKNYRGKGLINPFFDFMRIHLMKRFPVSITFINKTNMPSQKAHIEKLKWAVIGDFEFNNNNYFILGYDMSQPSVPVV, encoded by the coding sequence ATGATTGAAAACATACAATTTGAAGTAGCAAAAAACTCAGATATTGAAGGCGTATTGGCCTTACAAAGTATTTATTTAGTTTCGAATATGACCGAAGAAGAAAAGGCTTCAGGGTTTGTAACTACTCCGTTTTCGATAGAACAATTGCAAGAAGTTATCCGACAAGAAGGTTTGTTTATTGCCAAAGACAACAACAAAATTATTGCATATATTTTTGCTGCAAGCTGGGTTTATTTCAGTCAGTGGGCTATTTTTAACCACATGACTCCAATGCTGCCTAGTCTTTCTTTCAAGGATTTTAAGATGACAGACCGCAATACTTTTCAGTATGGCCCAATTTGTATTGACAAAAACTACCGAGGAAAAGGTTTGATCAATCCTTTCTTTGATTTTATGAGAATCCACCTAATGAAACGTTTTCCAGTAAGTATAACTTTCATTAACAAAACCAATATGCCTTCTCAAAAAGCACATATTGAAAAACTGAAATGGGCAGTTATTGGCGATTTTGAATTCAACAATAATAACTATTTTATTTTGGGATATGATATGAGTCAACCCTCGGTGCCTGTTGTCTAA
- a CDS encoding SDR family NAD(P)-dependent oxidoreductase yields MKNIIITGTSRGIGLELALQFADAGHQVLALSRKINQQLLANKNITCLSVDLSNEEELQQVTDFLSGTWKNIDAIVHNAGSLLLRSFSETTQEDFENIYRVNVFGVANLTRICLPFLQKGSHVVTISSMGGVQGSLKFAGLAAYSSSKGAVITLSELLAEEYKEQGISFNVLALGSVQTEMLNEAFPGYQAPLSASEMANYIFDFTLTGNKYFNGKVLPVSSTNP; encoded by the coding sequence ATGAAAAATATTATTATTACAGGAACTAGCAGGGGAATTGGTTTGGAGTTGGCTTTACAATTTGCCGATGCGGGACATCAGGTGCTTGCTTTGTCTAGAAAAATAAACCAACAATTACTTGCGAATAAAAATATCACCTGTCTTTCGGTTGATTTGTCCAATGAAGAAGAGTTGCAACAAGTTACTGATTTTTTGTCGGGAACTTGGAAGAATATTGATGCTATTGTTCATAATGCAGGAAGCTTATTATTAAGATCTTTTTCAGAAACAACCCAAGAGGATTTCGAAAATATTTATAGAGTTAATGTTTTTGGCGTGGCCAATCTGACGCGTATTTGTTTGCCTTTTTTACAAAAAGGGAGTCATGTTGTAACCATAAGTTCAATGGGAGGCGTGCAAGGAAGTCTTAAATTTGCAGGATTAGCTGCTTACAGTTCGAGCAAAGGAGCTGTAATTACCTTGTCTGAATTATTGGCTGAAGAGTATAAAGAACAAGGAATTTCATTTAATGTTTTGGCATTGGGTTCTGTCCAAACCGAAATGTTGAATGAAGCATTTCCAGGTTATCAAGCGCCACTTTCAGCTAGTGAAATGGCCAATTATATTTTTGATTTTACGCTTACTGGAAATAAATATTTTAATGGCAAAGTATTGCCCGTTTCTTCTACGAATCCTTAA